A single Metarhizium brunneum chromosome 5, complete sequence DNA region contains:
- the POP1 gene encoding Ribonucleases P/MRP protein subunit POP1, which produces MAPKPSSGGPSASATGKRNAVPGSANASASARGDAFRQKRAKTHSARHIPAQPADAALKDGELDLPAFVAAREFEIRSLEQSMATSQAVSSTRAFQQVPRGLRRRTASHNPKRVPRRLRARARREMEDDNTPLVESRKRKPKTTRARIRAESAKRQGVLAARKRKRLLKKEKSAQSEGKSLATEAERLARRQPKPKIRRNQLNSPPTPPARFRKRQINKTWLPTHKWHAKRAHMTDPKNPLWRFAIPLTPTEKIYRPTHRAQGERGTMVWDMSYMSTIGVYGSPDGIEKTLKSVGVMQESCWNDKGTKWRMGLKAWSGCISRPQDGLNRVMCPATIIWNPEPVAAENAANGSQAKRQLYIRVNPAAFLEVFAELVRLSKMKGSGVFVEDLRFEIGSIELTGPASTEALLSTMTPYSTEERPKNKHASLFRSLKGLTNPASLPANSVLGFSIQDPRLRHPPRKMEFSDDSEAECKLLEILADWPAEEQLEPYKLFDRTSRFQATCLPSQKTINRRRGAISPGSFLKPGQIDPPIPVILLASRSPTSTQAQGTWVVLMPWKCVLPLWYSMVHCPLVSGMNPRFGGLNETMQVAFERGLSWFPTDFMGTDSGAEWELEERQKRQRAYDRRPKSKRTSWTTLDLGAGRKGEIGDGLACDYEFLFDLPAPPKTTTTTTEPEFVQADKTDDQDAMDDVQPVSAPNTSPNPPSLKLLNLVSSADFSKAVTSQDSPPKLPPNAIMNVRITLLSRGTVTTCARIYRLPQQPVPAPTSSNAEVPSTIAQDNSSDLPHDLRAQWLSKVPQGCNSSSKRARTTAKTTNMESRMQLLARELTAPPVAHPPPAPNQVDIGGHPLVPDAKDLIGFVTSGSYCLADGKAAAIGSVAAEKVIPGVKANSKEGRLCIVRNAGENVGWIAKWEAI; this is translated from the coding sequence ATGGCTCCGAAGCCGTCATCCGGTGGTccatctgcctctgccacAGGGAAGCGTAACGCTGTGCCAGGCTCTGCCAATGCCTCGGCAAGTGCTCGCGGTGACGCATTTCGTCAAAAGAGAGCGAAAACGCACTCGGCGCGACACATCCCGGCCCAGCCAGCCGATGCAGCATTGAAAGATGGCGAACTCGACCTTCCGGCCTTTGTTGCCGCGCGTGAATTCGAGATTCGGTCTCTCGAGCAGAGCATGGCCACTTCCCAAGCTGTCAGCTCGACCCGTGCATTCCAGCAAGTCCCACGAGGGTTGCGACGTCGAACAGCAAGCCATAATCCGAAAAGAGTGCCGCGAAGACTGAGAGCAAGGGCCAGAAGAGAGATGGAAGACGACAATACCCCCCTGGTTGAATCTAGAAAACGAAAACCAAAGACAACAAGGGCGAGAATACGAGCGGAATCGGCAAAACGCCAGGGTGTtctggcggcgaggaagcGCAAAAGGttactaaaaaaagaaaaatctGCCCAAAGTGAAGGAAAATCACTTGCCACCGAAGCCGAACGGTTGGCTAGACGGCAGCCTAAACCGAAAATTCGAAGAAACCAGCTCAACAGCCCTCCCACACCGCCGGCCAGGTTTCGCAAAAGGCAGATCAATAAGACTTGGTTACCGACTCACAAGTGGCATGCCAAAAGAGCGCATATGACTGATCCCAAGAATCCTCTGTGGCGCTTTGCTATCCCCTTGACGCCAACAGAGAAGATCTATCGGCCAACTCATCGTGCCCAAGGCGAGAGGGGGACCATGGTTTGGGATATGAGTTACATGAGCACAATTGGCGTGTATGGAAGCCCTGATGGCATAGAGAAGACTCTCAAGAGCGTCGGGGTTATGCAAGAATCGTGTTGGAATGACAAAGGCACGAAATGGAGGATGGGGTTGAAGGCATGGTCGGGCTGCATTTCACGGCCACAGGACGGTCTGAACAGAGTCATGTGTCCAGCTACGATTATATGGAATCCAGAGCCCGTGGCTGCAGAAAATGCAGCAAATGGGAGCCAGGCCAAGCGGCAACTCTACATAAGAGTAAATCCGGCAGCATTCCTGGAGGTCTTCGCCGAGCTAGTACGTCTGTCCAAGATGAAGGGATCGGGCGTTTTTGTCGAAGATTTGAGGTTTGAAATTGGCAGCATCGAACTCACCGGTCCTGCGTCTACAGAAGCTCTTTTGAGCACCATGACACCCTACTCAACAGAGGAGAGGCCCAAAAACAAGCACGCCAGTCTTTTCAGGTCCCTAAAGGGTCTAACTAATCCCGCCTCATTACCAGCAAATTCAGTTCTTGGATTCTCAATACAAGACCCCCGTCTGAGACACCCACCTCGAAAAATGGAATTTTCAGATGATTCCGAAGCTGAGTGCAAGCTTTTAGAGATATTGGCAGATTGGCCGGCAGAAGAGCAACTGGAGCCCTATAAACTGTTTGACAGAACCAGTCGCTTCCAAGCCACATGCTTGCCGTCACAAAAGACCATCAACAGGAGAAGGGGTGCAATAAGCCCTGGGTCGTTTTTAAAGCCCGGCCAAATAGACCCTCCTATTCCCGTAATTCTACTTGCGTCTCGCTCACCTACAAGCACACAGGCCCAGGGAACGTGGGTGGTGCTCATGCCGTGGAAATGTGTTCTGCCCTTGTGGTATAGCATGGTCCACTGCCCTCTCGTATCGGGTATGAATCCTCGGTTTGGTGGGTTAAACGAGACAATGCAAGTTGCGTTTGAACGAGGGCTATCATGGTTTCCAACGGACTTCATGGGCACTGATTCGGGTGCTGAGTGGGAGTTGGAAGAGCGGCAAAAGAGGCAACGAGCATATGACAGGCGTCCCAAGAGCAAGAGAACCTCGTGGACAACATTGGACCTGGGGGCCGGCAGGAAAGGCGAAATTGGCGATGGTCTAGCTTGCGATTATGAATTTCTTTTCGACTTACCTGCGCCTCCAAAgaccacaaccaccaccaccgaacCCGAGTTTGTCCAAGCAGACAAAACCGACGATCAAGATGCCATGGACGATGTTCAGCCAGTCTCTGCACCCAATACGTCGCCGAACCCTCCATCATTGAAGCTACTGAATTTAGTTTCAAGCGCAGATTTTTCCAAGGCAGTCACGTCTCAAGACTCTCCGCCTAAACTCCCACCCAATGCCATCATGAATGTTCGCATCACACTCTTATCACGCGGCACAGTAACTACATGCGCCAGAATCTATAGACTTCCTCAACAACCAGTTCCAGCACCGACGTCTTCAAACGCCGAAGTCCCATCCACTATAGCACAGGACAACAGCTCCGATTTGCCGCACGATTTACGCGCCCAATGGCTCTCCAAGGTCCCGCAGGGATGCAATTCCTCATCTAAACGGGCTCGAACCACGGCCAAAACCACAAACATGGAGTCCCGGATGCAGCTTCTCGCTCGGGAACTCACAGCACCACCGGTCGCCCATCCACCCCCTGCACCAAACCAGGTCGACATCGGCGGCCATCCCCTAGTTCCCGATGCCAAGGACCTAATCGGTTTCGTGACATCCGGCTCATATTGTCTTGCCGACGGCAAAGCAGCAGCCATTGGCAGTGTGGCCGCCGAGAAAGTAATACCCGGCGTGAAAGCAAACAGCAAAGAAGGACGGTTATGTATAGTAAGAAACGCCGGCGAGAATGTCGGCTGGATAGCAAAATGGGAGGCGATATAG